One genomic region from bacterium encodes:
- the dnaK gene encoding molecular chaperone DnaK, which yields MAKVIGIDLGTTNSCMAVMEAGEPIVIANAEGNRTTPSVVAYTKTGERLVGQVAKRQAITNPTNTIYSIKRFMGRKLSEVRQEDKETPFTLREAPNGDVRVISQGREYSPPEISAMVLRKMKEDAEGYLGEKITQAVITVPAYFNDSQRQATKDAGKIAGLEVLRIINEPTAASLAYGLDKKKDEQIAVYDLGGGTFDISILEIGEGVFEVKSTNGDTHLGGDDFDQRIIDYLADTFKAEQGIDLRQDNMALQRLKEAAEKAKCELSTVVSTEINLPFITADASGPKHLNIPLTRAKLEQLVADLIERTKGPCQQAISDAGISTKDIDEVVLVGGQTRMPKVQELVKELFGKEPHKGVNPDEVVAVGAAIQAGVLKGEVKDVLLLDVTPLSLGIETLGGIFTKLIERNTTIPTKKSQIFSTAADNQPAVSIHVLQGERAIVTDAGMKTLGRFDLVGIPPAPRGMPQIEVTFDIDANGIVNVSAKDLGTRQEQTIRIESSSGLSKQEVEKMVHEAESHAEEDRKKRELAELKNQADALVYSTEKNLKEHGDKIGPDKKQQIEEAIRGLEKAAEGSDAEAIKKAQENLTQAAHKLAEAMYAEAAKQQQAQQAEAGAGPGPGGPTEGPPPGGKEGPRPHEDVVDAEFKEE from the coding sequence ATGGCTAAAGTAATTGGGATCGACTTAGGAACAACCAATTCTTGTATGGCCGTGATGGAGGCAGGTGAGCCGATCGTTATTGCCAACGCTGAGGGAAATCGGACGACACCCTCGGTAGTGGCTTACACTAAGACCGGCGAGAGACTGGTGGGACAGGTGGCCAAAAGACAGGCGATTACCAACCCGACTAACACTATTTACTCTATTAAGCGGTTTATGGGGAGGAAACTTTCCGAGGTGAGACAGGAAGATAAAGAAACTCCCTTTACCCTTAGGGAGGCCCCTAATGGGGATGTGCGGGTGATTAGTCAGGGCAGGGAATATTCTCCGCCTGAGATTTCGGCGATGGTGCTGCGTAAAATGAAAGAAGATGCCGAAGGCTATCTGGGAGAGAAGATAACGCAGGCGGTGATTACTGTTCCGGCCTACTTCAATGATTCACAGCGGCAGGCGACTAAAGATGCCGGTAAGATCGCCGGACTTGAGGTCTTGAGGATCATCAATGAGCCCACCGCCGCCTCTCTGGCTTATGGTTTAGATAAAAAGAAGGACGAGCAGATAGCGGTCTATGACCTGGGCGGGGGAACCTTTGATATTTCTATCTTAGAGATTGGCGAGGGGGTATTTGAGGTCAAATCAACCAATGGAGATACTCACCTGGGTGGGGATGATTTTGATCAGAGAATCATTGATTATTTAGCCGATACCTTCAAGGCGGAGCAGGGGATTGATCTCAGGCAGGACAATATGGCCTTGCAGAGACTTAAAGAGGCGGCTGAAAAGGCCAAGTGTGAGCTTTCCACCGTAGTCAGCACTGAAATCAACCTCCCCTTTATCACGGCTGATGCCTCCGGGCCAAAACATCTGAACATCCCCCTTACCAGGGCCAAACTGGAACAATTAGTGGCTGACTTAATCGAGCGCACCAAGGGACCCTGTCAGCAGGCCATTTCTGATGCCGGTATCAGCACTAAGGATATAGATGAAGTCGTTCTGGTGGGGGGTCAAACCAGGATGCCCAAGGTTCAGGAGTTAGTCAAAGAGCTCTTTGGTAAAGAGCCTCATAAGGGGGTCAACCCGGACGAGGTAGTGGCTGTTGGGGCGGCTATTCAGGCCGGGGTGTTAAAAGGTGAAGTAAAGGATGTCCTCTTGCTCGATGTTACCCCGCTTTCACTTGGGATTGAAACCCTGGGTGGTATCTTTACTAAATTGATCGAACGAAATACCACCATCCCCACCAAAAAGAGCCAGATATTCTCTACGGCGGCAGATAATCAGCCGGCTGTCTCTATCCATGTGCTTCAAGGGGAGCGGGCTATAGTAACCGATGCTGGGATGAAGACTTTGGGCCGTTTTGACCTGGTGGGCATTCCGCCGGCCCCGAGAGGGATGCCTCAGATTGAGGTCACCTTTGACATCGATGCCAATGGGATTGTCAATGTCAGCGCCAAAGACTTAGGCACCCGTCAAGAGCAGACCATCCGAATTGAATCTTCCTCTGGATTATCCAAACAAGAAGTGGAAAAGATGGTGCATGAGGCTGAATCGCACGCTGAGGAAGATCGGAAAAAGAGAGAATTGGCTGAGCTTAAGAATCAGGCCGATGCCCTCGTTTACTCTACTGAAAAGAACCTGAAGGAACATGGAGACAAGATCGGCCCTGATAAGAAACAACAAATTGAAGAAGCGATTAGGGGTCTGGAAAAGGCGGCGGAAGGTTCTGATGCCGAGGCGATCAAAAAGGCTCAAGAAAATCTGACTCAAGCCGCTCATAAGTTGGCTGAAGCCATGTAT